In a genomic window of uncultured Sphaerochaeta sp.:
- the rfbC gene encoding dTDP-4-dehydrorhamnose 3,5-epimerase — MGQFTFTKTDIDGVFIIEPRVFGDERGYFMETYNKADFHKAGINNEFVQDNQSKSRKGVLRGLHFQKQYPQAKLVRVTKGEVYDVAVDLRKGSPTYGKYVGVVLSAEKKNQFFIPRGFAHGFLVLSEEAEFTYKCDEFYHPEDEGGIMWDDPSIKIEWPKIDVEYCMSEKDKLLPYSEARYL, encoded by the coding sequence GTGGGACAGTTCACATTCACCAAGACGGATATTGACGGGGTGTTCATCATCGAGCCGAGGGTGTTCGGTGATGAGCGCGGCTATTTCATGGAGACCTACAACAAGGCAGATTTCCACAAGGCCGGCATAAATAACGAATTCGTGCAGGACAACCAGAGCAAGTCCAGGAAAGGAGTACTCAGAGGCTTGCACTTCCAGAAGCAGTATCCCCAAGCCAAGCTGGTACGGGTCACCAAGGGCGAGGTGTACGATGTGGCGGTTGACCTGAGGAAAGGCAGCCCTACGTACGGCAAGTATGTGGGGGTGGTGCTTTCGGCAGAGAAGAAGAACCAGTTCTTCATCCCCAGGGGCTTTGCCCATGGGTTCCTTGTACTCTCGGAAGAAGCCGAGTTCACCTACAAGTGCGACGAGTTCTACCACCCTGAGGATGAGGGTGGCATCATGTGGGATGATCCGAGCATCAAGATTGAGTGGCCGAAGATTGATGTGGAATATTGCATGAGTGAGAAGGATAAGCTTCTCCCTTACTCCGAAGCTCGATATCTTTGA
- the rfbB gene encoding dTDP-glucose 4,6-dehydratase, whose amino-acid sequence MSKTYLVTGGAGFIGSNFIHHLLEKHDDILIVNVDKLTYAGNLENLKSVMADKRHVFVQADICDGDAMQKLFEQYPVDYVVNFAAESHVDRSISDPDVFVRTNVMGTLNLLNLAKHAWKTGEDSYRDGVKFQQVSTDEVYGSLGPEGFFTETTPLDPHSPYSASKASADLLVKAYADTYKLPVTITRCSNNYGPYQFPEKLIPLMINNCLNKKSLPVYGDGMQIRDWLYVEDHCKAIDLVLQKGRAGEVYNVGGHNEQPNIAIVKSIISYVSEKVDPSVGESLIKHVTDRKGHDRRYGIDPSKIREELGWEPETMFAEGIRKTIDWYLENRQWMEHVTSGSYQNYYQEMYANR is encoded by the coding sequence ATGAGCAAGACCTATCTGGTGACCGGAGGGGCCGGTTTCATCGGTTCGAACTTCATCCATCATCTGCTGGAGAAGCATGATGACATCCTTATCGTCAACGTGGACAAGCTCACCTATGCAGGCAACCTTGAGAACCTGAAGTCGGTAATGGCCGACAAGCGGCATGTGTTCGTACAAGCCGACATCTGCGATGGTGATGCCATGCAGAAGCTGTTCGAGCAATATCCTGTCGACTACGTGGTCAACTTTGCAGCAGAAAGCCATGTGGACCGCTCCATCTCCGATCCCGACGTGTTCGTCAGGACGAACGTCATGGGTACGCTGAACCTGCTCAACCTTGCCAAGCATGCATGGAAGACGGGAGAGGACAGTTACAGGGATGGGGTGAAATTCCAGCAAGTCTCCACCGACGAGGTGTACGGATCTCTGGGACCGGAAGGTTTCTTCACCGAGACCACCCCGCTTGACCCCCACAGTCCGTACTCGGCAAGCAAGGCCTCTGCCGACCTGTTGGTGAAGGCGTATGCCGACACCTACAAGCTGCCGGTCACCATCACCCGCTGCTCGAACAACTATGGTCCCTACCAGTTCCCCGAGAAGCTCATCCCGCTGATGATCAACAACTGCCTGAACAAGAAGAGCCTTCCGGTGTACGGGGATGGGATGCAGATCCGTGACTGGCTGTATGTGGAGGACCACTGCAAGGCGATCGACCTGGTGCTCCAGAAGGGAAGGGCAGGCGAAGTGTACAATGTGGGAGGTCACAACGAGCAGCCAAACATCGCCATCGTGAAGAGCATCATCTCCTATGTGTCCGAGAAGGTAGATCCGAGTGTCGGTGAGAGCCTTATCAAGCATGTGACCGACCGCAAGGGCCATGACAGGCGCTATGGGATAGACCCGAGCAAGATCCGAGAGGAACTTGGGTGGGAGCCTGAGACGATGTTCGCCGAGGGCATCAGGAAGACCATCGACTGGTATCTGGAGAACAGGCAGTGGATGGAACATGTGACAAGCGGCTCCTACCAGAACTACTACCAAGAGATGTACGCAAACAGATAG
- the rfbD gene encoding dTDP-4-dehydrorhamnose reductase — protein MTILITGAKGQLGNELCKILGEGVSEWGKLPPLYDGCTVIGVDVDELDITSSDAVDSFFTLHKPNLVFNCAAMTNVDGCEGNEDAAYQVNAIGPRNLALACEKHDCRLLHVSTDYVFAGNGSKPYVETDEPAPNTAYGRSKLAGERFVLDSCRNSCICRTAWLYGYVGNNFVKTMLRLAREKGQLTVVDDQVGNPTSAVDLAWQMVLLAASGETGIFHCTCNGEAVSWNAFAKRIMDKAGLAVEVKACTTAEFPRPAKRPAYSALENRHLSDTIGDSMRDWKEALDSFLVSYLKQENQQ, from the coding sequence ATGACAATTCTTATCACAGGAGCCAAGGGACAACTTGGCAATGAGCTCTGCAAGATACTGGGGGAAGGTGTCTCCGAATGGGGGAAGCTTCCCCCGTTGTATGATGGGTGCACCGTAATTGGTGTCGATGTCGATGAGCTGGACATCACATCCTCTGATGCTGTTGATTCTTTCTTCACCCTTCACAAGCCGAACCTCGTTTTCAACTGTGCCGCCATGACCAATGTGGATGGCTGTGAGGGCAACGAGGATGCTGCCTACCAGGTGAATGCCATCGGGCCCAGGAACCTTGCCCTTGCTTGCGAGAAGCATGATTGCCGTCTCTTGCACGTTTCCACAGACTACGTGTTTGCGGGGAATGGTTCGAAGCCCTATGTGGAAACTGATGAGCCAGCTCCCAATACCGCCTACGGGCGGAGCAAGCTTGCAGGTGAGCGGTTCGTACTTGATTCATGCAGGAACAGCTGTATCTGCCGTACTGCTTGGCTCTACGGATATGTGGGAAACAACTTCGTGAAGACGATGCTCCGTCTTGCCAGGGAGAAAGGACAGCTGACGGTGGTCGATGACCAGGTGGGCAACCCCACCAGTGCAGTTGACCTTGCCTGGCAGATGGTGCTGCTGGCAGCATCAGGGGAGACCGGAATCTTCCACTGCACCTGCAATGGGGAGGCGGTGAGCTGGAATGCCTTTGCCAAGAGAATCATGGACAAGGCAGGACTTGCTGTGGAAGTGAAGGCCTGTACCACAGCCGAGTTCCCTCGTCCTGCAAAAAGGCCTGCCTACTCGGCACTTGAGAACAGGCATCTGAGCGATACCATAGGCGACAGCATGCGTGACTGGAAGGAAGCCTTGGACAGCTTCCTAGTGTCCTACCTAAAACAGGAGAATCAGCAATGA
- the rfbA gene encoding glucose-1-phosphate thymidylyltransferase RfbA produces the protein MKGIILAGGAGTRLYPLTMVTSKQLLPIYDKPMIYYPLSTLMLAGIKDILIISTPDDTPRFEHLLGDGSQFGITLSYKVQPSPDGLAQAFLLGEEFIGSDTCAMVLGDNIFYGNGFTPLLRKAVLDAEAGKATVFGYYVPDPERFGVVEFDEAGNVLTVEEKPKQPKSNYAITGLYFYDKRVVHLAKQVKPSARGELEITDLNRLYLEAGDLKVQLLGRGFAWLDTGTMDSLVDAADFVRMIEKRQGIKISAPEEIAFRNGWITREKLLESASRYGKSPYGEHLKQVAEGKIHY, from the coding sequence ATGAAAGGAATCATCCTAGCCGGCGGAGCCGGTACCCGTCTTTATCCTTTGACCATGGTGACCAGCAAGCAATTGTTGCCCATCTATGACAAGCCGATGATCTACTATCCCTTGTCAACGCTGATGCTTGCCGGAATCAAGGACATCCTGATTATCTCCACACCTGATGACACTCCCCGCTTTGAGCACCTCTTGGGCGATGGCAGCCAATTCGGCATCACCCTCTCCTACAAGGTCCAGCCATCTCCGGATGGGCTTGCCCAGGCCTTTTTGCTGGGTGAGGAATTCATTGGCAGCGATACCTGTGCCATGGTGTTGGGAGATAACATCTTTTATGGAAACGGATTCACCCCCTTGCTCAGGAAAGCAGTGTTGGATGCTGAAGCGGGCAAGGCAACCGTGTTCGGGTATTATGTTCCCGATCCCGAGCGATTCGGAGTCGTAGAGTTTGATGAAGCGGGAAATGTATTGACCGTTGAAGAAAAACCAAAACAGCCCAAGAGCAATTATGCTATCACAGGCCTGTATTTCTATGACAAGCGGGTGGTTCATCTTGCAAAGCAGGTGAAGCCATCGGCTCGTGGCGAGCTTGAGATAACGGACCTGAACCGGTTGTATCTGGAAGCGGGCGACCTGAAGGTTCAGTTGCTTGGCCGTGGATTTGCTTGGCTGGACACCGGTACGATGGACAGCTTGGTGGATGCAGCTGACTTCGTGCGTATGATCGAGAAGAGGCAGGGTATCAAGATCTCGGCACCTGAGGAGATTGCTTTCCGCAATGGATGGATAACCCGCGAGAAACTGCTGGAAAGTGCCTCCCGCTACGGCAAGAGTCCCTATGGGGAGCATCTGAAACAGGTTGCGGAAGGCAAGATTCACTATTAG
- the rfbH gene encoding lipopolysaccharide biosynthesis protein RfbH produces MDKTEQQLRSEILAKVKEYHDLKYKNREYVPGKTPVRYAGRVFDERELQLLVDSSLDFWLTSGRYSEQFEAEFADFVGAEYAMLTNSGSSANLLALTALTSHLLGEKRLKPGDEVITVAAGFPTTVNPIIQNGLVPVFLDIELGTYNIKVDDLEKALGPKTRAVMLAHTLANPYNLDVITEFVKRHDLYLVEDCCDALGSTYRGKHVGTFGHVATCSFYPAHHITLGEGGMVFTNDDVIARAVTSIRDWGRDCYCKGGENNTCGKRFGGKYGELPQGYDHKYVYSHIGYNLKVTDMQAAIGVAQMEKLPQFIEMRKANFRAWSEGFAKFDKYFILPCATEHSEPSWFAFPLSVRENAPFTRTELTNHLAMKGIETRNLFAGNITKQPAYLDIDKRVVGSLENTDFVMNNTFFLGTFPGMKLDMIQYSLEVMENFLTDTLNALKHND; encoded by the coding sequence ATGGATAAGACCGAGCAGCAGTTGCGTTCAGAGATATTGGCGAAGGTAAAAGAGTACCATGACCTGAAATACAAGAATCGAGAGTATGTGCCGGGCAAAACTCCTGTACGGTATGCAGGGCGGGTTTTTGATGAGAGGGAACTGCAATTGCTTGTCGATTCCAGCCTGGACTTCTGGCTGACCAGCGGGCGGTACAGCGAACAGTTTGAGGCGGAGTTTGCCGATTTCGTAGGGGCGGAGTATGCCATGCTCACGAATTCCGGTTCCTCGGCCAACCTCCTCGCCCTCACCGCATTGACCAGCCACCTGCTGGGAGAGAAGCGGCTCAAGCCAGGGGATGAGGTGATTACTGTTGCAGCAGGGTTTCCCACCACGGTGAACCCAATCATCCAGAACGGGTTGGTCCCGGTTTTTCTCGACATCGAGCTGGGGACGTATAACATCAAGGTCGATGATCTGGAAAAGGCTCTCGGTCCGAAGACGCGGGCGGTAATGCTGGCCCACACGTTGGCGAATCCCTACAACCTGGATGTGATCACCGAATTCGTAAAACGGCATGACTTGTATCTGGTTGAGGATTGCTGTGATGCTTTGGGTTCCACCTACAGGGGCAAGCACGTCGGCACGTTCGGTCATGTTGCCACATGCTCTTTCTACCCAGCCCATCACATCACCTTGGGTGAGGGTGGTATGGTGTTTACCAACGATGATGTGATTGCCAGAGCAGTCACCTCCATCAGAGACTGGGGCCGTGACTGCTACTGCAAGGGCGGCGAGAACAATACGTGTGGGAAACGATTTGGAGGAAAGTATGGGGAGCTGCCCCAGGGGTATGACCACAAGTATGTGTACTCGCATATCGGCTACAACCTGAAGGTTACGGACATGCAGGCTGCGATTGGCGTTGCCCAGATGGAGAAATTGCCGCAGTTCATCGAGATGAGGAAGGCCAATTTCAGGGCATGGTCGGAAGGCTTTGCAAAGTTTGATAAATACTTCATCCTGCCGTGTGCGACGGAGCATTCGGAGCCTTCCTGGTTTGCCTTCCCTTTATCTGTCCGGGAGAATGCCCCTTTCACCAGGACTGAGCTTACCAACCATCTGGCGATGAAGGGAATTGAGACAAGGAATCTGTTTGCAGGCAACATCACCAAGCAACCTGCCTATCTGGATATCGATAAGCGGGTTGTAGGATCATTGGAGAATACTGATTTCGTAATGAACAATACCTTTTTCTTGGGGACATTCCCGGGTATGAAACTCGATATGATACAATACTCGCTTGAAGTGATGGAGAATTTCCTAACGGACACTTTGAATGCTTTGAAACATAATGACTGA
- the rfbG gene encoding CDP-glucose 4,6-dehydratase: MEDLVKGLQEFYRDKNVLITGHTGFKGTWLTRTLLMLGARVCGYSLEVPSEPSLFDITDTHSKIQDIRGDVRNLDYLISVFEQVQPEIVFHLAAQPIVRQSYADPVETYSTNVMGTVNVMEAVRRSPSVRSVVNVTTDKVYENREWLWGYREHETLCGYDPYSNSKSCSELVTYSYRNAFFSHEGSPSISTARSGNVIGGGDFAKDRIIPDCVRAVEDGQALVVRNPNSIRPYQHVLECLSGYLMLAMLQHSEKSLEGAYNFGPNEDGCASTGILADLFFDAWGSGSWRIQGDGGPHEANYLRLDCSKAKHYLGWAPRWGVSDAVKHTVSWYKKFQSAIDMSEVTDEQIAEYFGMENP; the protein is encoded by the coding sequence ATGGAAGATTTGGTAAAGGGATTGCAAGAGTTCTATCGGGACAAGAATGTCTTGATAACCGGGCACACAGGATTCAAGGGAACTTGGCTGACCAGGACGCTGCTCATGCTGGGGGCAAGAGTATGCGGATACTCCCTTGAGGTTCCTTCCGAACCTTCATTATTTGACATAACCGATACACATTCAAAGATACAGGACATCCGAGGGGATGTCCGAAATCTGGATTACCTTATAAGTGTATTTGAACAGGTGCAGCCGGAGATTGTATTTCATCTTGCAGCACAGCCCATTGTGAGACAAAGCTATGCGGACCCGGTGGAAACATACTCAACCAATGTGATGGGGACCGTAAATGTCATGGAGGCTGTTCGGCGATCCCCCTCCGTCAGGTCTGTGGTCAATGTGACAACCGACAAGGTATATGAGAACAGGGAGTGGCTCTGGGGATACCGCGAGCATGAGACTCTGTGCGGTTATGATCCCTATTCGAACAGCAAATCTTGCAGTGAACTTGTCACATACAGCTATCGGAATGCTTTTTTTAGTCATGAAGGGTCGCCCTCAATCTCCACCGCCCGCAGCGGAAATGTGATAGGAGGGGGTGATTTCGCAAAGGACAGGATCATTCCGGATTGCGTGAGAGCCGTTGAGGATGGCCAAGCATTGGTTGTGAGGAATCCCAATTCAATACGCCCATACCAGCACGTGCTGGAATGTTTGTCCGGATATCTCATGCTTGCAATGCTCCAGCATTCAGAGAAGAGTCTTGAAGGTGCATACAACTTTGGGCCCAATGAGGATGGGTGTGCATCTACCGGAATTCTTGCCGACTTGTTTTTTGATGCTTGGGGAAGCGGTTCCTGGCGAATTCAGGGCGATGGTGGCCCCCATGAGGCAAATTACCTGCGCTTGGATTGTTCCAAGGCGAAGCACTATCTTGGCTGGGCTCCAAGGTGGGGTGTCTCTGATGCAGTCAAGCACACCGTTTCGTGGTACAAGAAGTTCCAGTCTGCAATTGATATGAGCGAAGTAACTGATGAACAGATTGCTGAGTACTTCGGCATGGAGAATCCCTAA
- the rfbF gene encoding glucose-1-phosphate cytidylyltransferase: MKVVILAGGFGTRISEQSHLIPKPMIEIGEKPILWHIMKYYSSFGFNEFIICCGYKQYVIKEFFADYYLHMSDITFDFTRENHFEVHSNATEPWKVTLIDTGLHTMTGGRLKRVAKYIGDETFFMTYGDGVADVDLGKLLEYHRKHGKIATLTAIQPGGRFGTLEIRDGNQIESFKEKKKEDGGWINGGFMVLEPKILDYIDGDACVFEKYPLETMASEGNLMAYEHTGFWQCMDTMRDKELLENLWKEDKAPWKIW, encoded by the coding sequence ATGAAAGTAGTGATCCTGGCAGGTGGGTTTGGAACAAGGATCTCGGAACAGAGCCATCTGATTCCCAAGCCGATGATCGAGATTGGGGAGAAGCCAATCTTATGGCATATCATGAAATACTATTCTTCATTTGGGTTCAATGAGTTCATCATCTGTTGCGGATACAAACAGTATGTCATCAAGGAATTCTTTGCCGATTACTATTTGCATATGAGTGACATCACCTTTGATTTCACGCGGGAAAACCATTTTGAGGTTCATTCAAACGCCACCGAACCATGGAAGGTCACGCTCATTGATACCGGTCTGCATACAATGACTGGCGGCAGGCTCAAGCGGGTTGCAAAGTATATCGGCGATGAGACGTTCTTCATGACATACGGTGATGGAGTGGCTGATGTTGATCTGGGCAAGCTGCTGGAGTACCATCGCAAGCACGGGAAGATAGCCACGCTCACAGCCATCCAACCAGGCGGACGTTTTGGGACGCTTGAGATCCGGGATGGCAATCAGATTGAGAGCTTCAAGGAGAAGAAGAAAGAAGACGGGGGATGGATCAACGGTGGTTTCATGGTTCTTGAGCCAAAGATCCTTGATTACATCGATGGTGATGCATGCGTATTCGAGAAGTATCCGCTTGAGACTATGGCTTCCGAAGGGAACCTGATGGCTTATGAGCATACAGGCTTCTGGCAATGCATGGACACCATGAGGGACAAGGAACTGTTGGAGAATTTGTGGAAAGAGGATAAGGCCCCATGGAAGATTTGGTAA